The Osmia bicornis bicornis chromosome 9, iOsmBic2.1, whole genome shotgun sequence genome has a segment encoding these proteins:
- the LOC114873073 gene encoding prefoldin subunit 6 isoform X1, translated as MTTDAKRLYTKDYSTLWGSRQPQSPIPPLPHLDESSRLRMHIGEAELDFITNMTEEIQKNLKKEIDKYKQVQKDYSKALIQRQQLDAQLNENIAVKKELDRMKPEDDVFKLVGTALIKQDLEEAKQNVAKRMEYISSELKRVEELITTLDKKQDTHRETLEKYQHMFQQAQLKASLSQPKA; from the exons ATGACTACAGATGCAAAAAGACTATACACCAAAGACTATTCAACACTTTGGGGTTCCAGACAACCCCAGTCGCCAATCCCTCCTCTACCACACCTCGATGAAAGTAGTCGACTGCGCATGCACATCGGAGAAGCAGAACTCGACTTTATC ACAAACATGACAGAGGAAATTCAGAAGAAtctaaaaaaggaaatagacAAATATAAACAAGTTCAAAaag ATTATTCCAAAGCATTGATTCAAAGACAACAGTTGGATGCACAGTTAAATGAGAATATTGCAGTTAAGAAAGAATTGGATCGTATGAAACCAGAAGATGATGTTTTTAAACTAGTAGGAACTGCTCTCATTAAACAGGATTTAGAAGAAGCTAAGCAAAATGTTGCTAAGCGGATGGAATATATTTCCTCTGAATT GAAACGAGTGGAAGAATTAATAACTACCTTAGATAAGAAACAAGATACACATCGTGAAAcattagaaaaatatcaaCACATGTTTCAACAGGCTCAATTGAAAGCATCCCTTTCTCAACCAAAGGCATAA
- the LOC114873073 gene encoding prefoldin subunit 6 isoform X3: MTNMTEEIQKNLKKEIDKYKQVQKDYSKALIQRQQLDAQLNENIAVKKELDRMKPEDDVFKLVGTALIKQDLEEAKQNVAKRMEYISSELKRVEELITTLDKKQDTHRETLEKYQHMFQQAQLKASLSQPKA; this comes from the exons ATG ACAAACATGACAGAGGAAATTCAGAAGAAtctaaaaaaggaaatagacAAATATAAACAAGTTCAAAaag ATTATTCCAAAGCATTGATTCAAAGACAACAGTTGGATGCACAGTTAAATGAGAATATTGCAGTTAAGAAAGAATTGGATCGTATGAAACCAGAAGATGATGTTTTTAAACTAGTAGGAACTGCTCTCATTAAACAGGATTTAGAAGAAGCTAAGCAAAATGTTGCTAAGCGGATGGAATATATTTCCTCTGAATT GAAACGAGTGGAAGAATTAATAACTACCTTAGATAAGAAACAAGATACACATCGTGAAAcattagaaaaatatcaaCACATGTTTCAACAGGCTCAATTGAAAGCATCCCTTTCTCAACCAAAGGCATAA
- the LOC114873073 gene encoding prefoldin subunit 6 isoform X2: protein MQKDYTPKTIQHFGVPDNPSRQSLLYHTSMKVVDCACTSEKQNSTLSQTNMTEEIQKNLKKEIDKYKQVQKDYSKALIQRQQLDAQLNENIAVKKELDRMKPEDDVFKLVGTALIKQDLEEAKQNVAKRMEYISSELKRVEELITTLDKKQDTHRETLEKYQHMFQQAQLKASLSQPKA from the exons ATGCAAAAAGACTATACACCAAAGACTATTCAACACTTTGGGGTTCCAGACAACCCCAGTCGCCAATCCCTCCTCTACCACACCTCGATGAAAGTAGTCGACTGCGCATGCACATCGGAGAAGCAGAACTCGACTTTATCGCaa ACAAACATGACAGAGGAAATTCAGAAGAAtctaaaaaaggaaatagacAAATATAAACAAGTTCAAAaag ATTATTCCAAAGCATTGATTCAAAGACAACAGTTGGATGCACAGTTAAATGAGAATATTGCAGTTAAGAAAGAATTGGATCGTATGAAACCAGAAGATGATGTTTTTAAACTAGTAGGAACTGCTCTCATTAAACAGGATTTAGAAGAAGCTAAGCAAAATGTTGCTAAGCGGATGGAATATATTTCCTCTGAATT GAAACGAGTGGAAGAATTAATAACTACCTTAGATAAGAAACAAGATACACATCGTGAAAcattagaaaaatatcaaCACATGTTTCAACAGGCTCAATTGAAAGCATCCCTTTCTCAACCAAAGGCATAA
- the LOC114873072 gene encoding protein farnesyltransferase subunit beta, with protein MWNSMYNEHDEPRIRSYAEILEQKQDDENHPTATSLKQNRVENDVLKLYKLNNEPILTRQKHIGLLKKSLTHLNEAYECLDCSRPWLCYWILHSLQILDERLDHDESSKIIGFLAKCQSAEGGFGGGPGQHPHLAPTYAAINALCIIGTPSAYQVIDRKGLKRFLSSLRGEDGSFSMHADGEVDIRGVYCALAVAKLINVYTPEIFKGTENWIAKCQTWEGGFGGCPGMEAHGGYAFCALAALVLLGKTHFCSLKSLLRWIVNKQMRLEGGFQGRTNKLVDGCYSFWQGGAFPLIHAILAKEEKTFNSDYWLFNQEALQEYLLICCQHPHGGLLDKPEKIRDIYHTCYALSGLSVAQNSPGQLIIGSPNLNLVEIIHPVYNLVLSSAVNALKYFNTLPIPD; from the exons ATGTGGAATTCAATGTATAATGAACATGATGAACCACGCATTAGAAGTTACGCCGAAATACTAGAACAAAAGCAGGATGACGAAAACCACCCAACTGCAACTTCTCTCAAACAG AATCGAGTGGAAAATGATGTACTTAAATTGTATAAGTTAAATAATGAGCCAATTTTGACAAGACAAAAGCACATTGGACTATTAAAAAAATCTTTGACCCATCTTAATGAAGCATATGAG TGTTTAGATTGCAGTAGACCATGGTTATGTTATTGGATTTTACATTCTCTTCAAATTTTGGATGAACGTTTAGATCATGATGaatcttcaaaaattattGGCTTCTTAGCCAAGTGTCAATCAGCAGAAGGAGGTTTTGGAGGAGGTCCAGGACAACATCCTCATTTGGCTCCTACATATGCAGCAATAAATGCATTATGTATCATTGGTACCCCTTCAGCTTACCAAGTAATTGACAG AAAAGGACTTAAACGATTTTTATCATCTTTACGTGGAGAAGATGGTTCTTTTAGCATGCACGCGGATGGAGAAGTAGACATAAGGGGAGTATATTGTGCACTTGCTGtagcaaaattaataaatgtatataccCCTGAAATATTCAAAGGAACTGAAAATTGGATAGCTAAATGTCAGACTTGGGAAGGTGGTTTTGGGGGTTGTCCTGGTATGGAAGCCCATGGAGGATACGCATTCTGTGCATTAGCAGCACTTGTACTTCTTGGAAAAACTCACTTCTGTTCTTTAAAATCATTATTG AGATGGATAGTGAATAAACAAATGCGCCTAGAAGGTGGATTTCAAGGACGTACTAATAAATTAGTGGATGGTTGCTATTCATTTTGGCAGGGTGGAGCTTTCCCACTAATTCATGCAATTTtagcaaaagaagaaaaaacatttaattCTGATTATTGGTTATTCAATCAAGAGGCCTTACAAgagtatttattaatttgcTGTCAACATCCCCATGGAGGTCTTTTGGATAAACCTGAAAA aattCGAGATATATATCATACCTGTTATGCGCTTAGTGGATTGTCAGTTGCACAAAACTCTCCAGGGCAATTGATCATTGGATCgcctaatttaaatttagtgGAAATAATTCATCCTGTTTACAATCTAGTGCTTTCTTCTGCAGTGAATGCATTAAAATACTTTAATACACTACCGATACCTGACTGA
- the LOC114873074 gene encoding mitochondrial import inner membrane translocase subunit Tim16 gives MAKHLVQIIVMGTQVVVKAFARALRQEIAASQAAARKTGGGSRGTQHVAANYKTGISLEEALQILNVEKVEQLDAIERNYKYLMEVNDRSKGGSFYIQSKIVRAKERIDEELKNIKVPPPKTDTTQEVSK, from the coding sequence ATGGCGAAACACTTGGTACAAATAATTGTAATGGGTACACAAGTTGTTGTTAAAGCGTTTGCACGGGCACTACGACAAGAAATTGCTGCTAGTCAGGCGGCTGCACGTAAAACAGGTGGTGGATCACGAGGTACTCAACATGTAGCAGCCAATTATAAAACTGGAATTTCTTTAGAAGAAGCACTACAAATTTTGAATGTTGAAAAAGTGGAGCAGTTAGATGCTATTGAACGGAACTATAAATACCTTATGGAAGTTAATGACAGGTCTAAAGGTGGttctttttatattcaatCAAAAATTGTACGTGCTAAAGAACGTATAGatgaagaattaaaaaatataaaagttccTCCTCCAAAAACAGATACCACGCAAGAAGTTTCCAAAtga
- the LOC114873070 gene encoding exonuclease 3'-5' domain-containing protein 2, with protein sequence MHSVKSNMFFVCVTVGLVLLASKYRKNVFQSVKHLCQSIKNKSYGKSDKKQELKITLDKIILADTPEKCDYAIQRIRCNLSNGVLGFDCEWANEGPVSLLQLATFNGVCGLFRIGKIGYIPYKLKELLASKHILKVGVASYEDGQKIITDYGCKVCGTLDLRTLADRVNLPCPKSLAAMSLEYLGLEMDKLIEVRCGNWNAGTLTDEQVAYAACDAIASVLIYDQIVQRIKKKYSLWQNFVNYIKHVCNKNVNMQFHCLPSGVIDTRFKAQHTHTNSNYKSTKCSNVHKDSNYLKTNNATHTSNIPIRNKPLYHNCYLQAPDGDILCTCDRKKAEWYVTKGLGNVIETVPFTVRLNFEPSGRALGEVGQYYTQVKLNQCVVCGTSEKFIRKNVVPREYRKYFPVVMKAHQSHDILLLCPSCHETSNCNDLQLRKKLADMCDAPLAGPLTHTRNKNVNNWRKLHSAVKALKESTTLPDVRRQELEHYILKCTSQQQITPALLDALSRELKNAMVSVASHDQFKCQPHGLKVVQYFQRKEGGLVELERMWREHFLLTMKPKHLPNLWSVRHNHERLTIRQSQNRIEPEDVKVAGLAY encoded by the exons ATGCATTCTGTAAAGAGCAACATGTTTTTTGTATGTGTAACTGTTGGCCTTGTACTCTTAGCTTCTAAGTACCGCAAAAATGTGTTTCAAAGTGTTAAACACCTTTGTCAAAGTATAAAAAACAAGAGTTATGGAAAAAGTGATAAGAAACAAGAACTTAAGATTACATTAGACAAAATTATTTTGGCAGATACTCCAGAAAAATGTGATTACGCCATTCAACGTATTCGCTG caACTTATCTAATGGTGTATTGGGTTTTGATTGTGAATGGGCCAACGAAGGACCTGTTTCTCTCCTCCAACTTGCTACCTTTAATGGAGTATGCGGTCTTTTCCGCATTGGTAAAATTGGATATATTCCATATAAATTAAAG GAATTACTAGCTAGTAAACATATCCTCAAAGTTGGAGTTGCTTCATATGAAGATggacaaaaaataataacagaTTATGGGTGTAAAGTTTGCGGTACACTTGATTTGAGGACATTGGCAGACCGTGTAAATTTACCATGTCCAAAGAGTTTAGCTGCAATGAGTTTAGAATACTTGGGTTTGGAAATGGATAAATTGATAGAAGTAAGGTGTGGCAATTGGAATGCTGGCACCCTCACTGACGAACAAGTAGCATATGCTGCTTGCGATGCAATTGCGTCTGTTCTTATTTATGACCAG ATCGTGCAAAGGATAAAGAAAAAGTATTCTTTATGGCAAAACTTTGTGAATTATATAAAACATGTATGTaacaaaaatgtaaatatgCAATTTCACTGTTTACCTAGTGGTGTAATTGATACAAG GTTCAAGGCTCAACACACGCACACAAACAGTAATTACAAAAGTACGAAATGTAGCAATGTTCACAAAGatagcaattatttaaaaacaaacaatgcTACACATACAAGTAATATACCTATTAGAAATAAACCATTATATCACAACTGCTATTTGCAAGCACCAGATGGAGACATATTGTGTACCTGCGATCGTAAAAAGGCAGAATGGTATGTTACTAAAGGATTAGGGAATGTAATTGAAACAGTACCCTTTACCGTGAGGTTAAACTTTGAACCCTCTGGACGTGCTTTGGGTGAGGTTGGACAATATTATACGCAAGTTAAGCTTAATCAATGTGTAGTGTGCGGTACTTCAGAGAAATTCATTAGAAAAAATGTTGTTCCACGAGAATACCGTAAATACTTCCCTG TGGTGATGAAAGCTCATCAATCGCAcgatatattattattgtgtCCATCGTGTCATGAAACAAGTAATTGTAATGATCTGCAATTGAGAAAAAAACTGGCTGATATGTGTGATGCTCCTTTAGCTGGCCCATTAACACATACACGTAATAAGAATGTAAATAATTGGAGAAAATTGCATTCAGCTGTTAAGGCTTTAAAAGAAAGCACGACTTTACCGGATGTAAGGCGTCAAGAACTAGAAcattatattttgaaatgtaCAAGTCAACAACAAATAACACCTGCTCTTCTCGATGCTTTGAGTAGAGAGTTGAAAAATGCTATGGTGTCAGTGGCTAGTCATGATCAGTTTAAATGTCAACCTCATGGTTTAAAG GTGGTTCAGTATTTTCAAAGAAAGGAAGGGGGATTAGTAGAATTGGAACGCATGTGGAGAGAACATTTTCTTTTGACTATGAAACCAAAACATTTGCCAAACTTGTGGTCTGTACGTCACAATCACGAGAGATTGACTATTCGTCAGTCACAAAATAGAATTGAACCGGAAGATGTAAAAGTAGCTGGTTTGGCATACTGA
- the LOC114873076 gene encoding phosphatidylinositol 4-kinase type 2-alpha: MSDSEQRQLHVPYREYHSQNNTNTSALVETDALVDLSTTSNNCLPVNNECSELIPDVEFVPNLSNEQTTAIDSPGTDRESQPLLGRLELDVTFNRFPDDPQFSELVWQAECAIDIGISPERIYQGSSGSYFVKNLQGKIIGVFKPKDEEPYGRLNPKWTKWMHKLCCPCCFGRSCLIPNQGYLSEAGASLVDRKLGLGIVPNTRVVKLVSKTFNYPRLDRQKARMKQAIMDQFPTVGSHFNRIGLPPKVGSFQVFVDAYKDADYWLRRWESEPLSPPLSREFQLQFERLVILDYIIRNTDRGNDNWLIKYDSGVGKNRQEEGEVKIAAIDNGLAFPFKHPDSWRAYPYHWAWLSQAKQPFSEVTRELVLPQLSDQNFVQDLCDDLYQLFKQDKGFDRHLFDKQMSVMRGQILNLQQALKDAKSPVQLVQMPAVIVEKAKGNGAPRLFSFSDTFTQRFQNKSPFFSWC; encoded by the exons ATGAGTGACTCCGAACAACGGCAATTACACGTGCCTTATCGAGAGTATCATAGTCAGAACAATACTAATACTTCTGCTTTGGTAGAAACTGATGCATTGGTTGATCTCTCAACTACGTCTAATAATTGTTTACCAGTAAACAACGAGTGTTCAGAATTGATACCAGACGTCGAGTTTGTTCCCAACCTAAGCAACGAACAAACTACAGCCATTGATTCCCCTGGAACTGACCGGGAGAGCCAGCCTCTCCTTGGTCGACTAGAGCTTGATGTTACCTTTAATCGTTTTCCTG ATGATCCACAATTTTCTGAATTAGTATGGCAGGCTGAATGCGCGATAGATATTGGAATCTCTCCTGAAAGAATATATCAAGGTTCTAGTGGCagttattttgtaaaaaatctTCAAGGG aaaataataggCGTTTTTAAACCAAAAGATGAAGAACCATATGGAAGGTTGAATCCAAAGTGGACAAAATGGATGCACAAGCTTTGCTGCCCTTGTTGTTTTGGGCGAAGTTGTTTAATCCCAAATCAAGGATATCTCAGCGAAGCTGGTGCAAGTTTAGTTGACCGAAAATTAGGTCTGGGTATTGTTCCAAACACTAGAGTAGTCAAGCTGGTCAGTAAAACATTCAACTACCCACGATTAGACCGTCAAAAAGCCCGTATGAAGCAAGCCATTATGGACCAGTTCCCTACCGTGGGTTCCCATTTCAATCGTATTGGTTTGCCACCAAAAGTTGGTTCTTTTCAAGTGTTTGTAGACGCTTACAAAGATGCTGATTATTGGTTAAGACGATGGGAAAGCGAACCATTATCGCCGCCGCTTAGTAGGGAATTTCAACTTCAATTCGAACGTTTAGTCATTCTGGACTATATAATTAGAAATACGGACAGAG GTAACGATAACTGGCTAATCAAATACGATAGCGGTGTAGGAAAAAATCGACAAGAAGAAGGTGAAGTAAAGATTGCCGCTATAGACAATGGTCTGGCCTTCCCTTTCAAACACCCTGACTCTTGGCGAGCTTATCCTTATCACTGGGCATGGTTAAGTCAAGCGAAACAACCGTTTAGCGAAGTAACGCGAGAGCTTGTGTTGCCACAGCTTTCGGATCAAAATTTTGTGCAAGATCTTTGCGACGACTTGTATCAGTTATTTAAA caaGACAAAGGTTTCGATCGACATCTCTTTGATAAACAAATGAGTGTAATGCGTGGTCAGATCTTAAACTTGCAACAAGCTTTGAAGGATGCTAAAAGTCCTGTGCAATTGGTTCAGATGCCTGCTGTGATCGTTGAAAA GGCCAAAGGAAACGGAGCACCAAgactattttcattttctgatACGTTTACGCAGCGCTTCCAGAATAAAAGTCCTTTCTTCTCTTGGTGTTAA
- the LOC123988120 gene encoding LOW QUALITY PROTEIN: stabilizer of axonemal microtubules 1-like (The sequence of the model RefSeq protein was modified relative to this genomic sequence to represent the inferred CDS: deleted 2 bases in 1 codon): protein MSLKRNRSCLGKGKVSINFTEEGEADLRGPLLPSRMFRSMIGSGPMDSVTTVRHDYSRKHVEKPEIILPCGNIRLSTGKLEGYTTAKLSYGDPGPTEPTINFKPARIYCPPSEPILHDTTQKLSYQPVCIEEKEIYPWKQKPAYKYAYVPRIKILLYRDVLTKNYKALQILMCAKTTYSESYLKNEEACTEKPIRPSATAYVLPQGGQFEGKTIYKESYLESDSTERVQPFIPSGSISKADGKISGDTTSKLSYQPIQSEKRAPILPRQRNMIGDGPMQCQTTNRCDFNAKTTMRPDLVLPCNNLRSADTPMDDKTTAKLSFMKPEPTEFARSFKPVAQYIRSQDKIENETVSKLSYQSWTPIRKEEMPWASKGKYQPPTNRMCTDTIYQASYPAPGYYEETCIPEECDCLDTKDACPLAEQLNPSAKGEIDCRV, encoded by the exons ATGTCCCTAAAGCGAAACCGATCCTGCCTAGGCAAAGGTAAAGTTTCGATCAATTTTACCGAGGAAGGGGAAGCAGATCTAAGAGGACCTTTACTTCCTTCTCGCATGTTTAGATCGATGATCGGATCAGGTCCTATGGACTCTGTGACCACCGTTCGACACGATTACTCTCGGAAACACGTGGAGAAGCCGGAGATCATACTACCCTGCGGAAATATCCGTTTAAGTACCGGCAAATTGGAGGGGTATACTACCGCGAAATTGTCATACGGTGATCCAGGCCCCACGGAGCCGACGATTAATTTCAAACCGGCAAGAATATATTGCCCTCCGAGCGAACCGATACTTCACGATACTACGCAGAAATTAAGTTATCAGCCAGTTTGTATCGAGGAGAAAGAGATATATCCATGGAAGCAGAAACCGGCCTACAAGTACGCTTACGTACCTCGGATTAAAATTCTTCTCTATCGAGACGTTTTAACGAAAAATTATAAAGCCCTCCAGATATT GATGTGCGCAAAAACGACGTACTCTGAGAGCTACCTGAAGAACGAGGAGGCATGCACGGAGAAACCTATCCGACCTTCTGCGACTGCTTATGTACTTCCTCAAGGTGGACAGTTCGAAGGAAAGACCATTTACAAAGAGAGCTATTTGGAATCGGATAGCACGGAACGTGTGCAACCATTTATTCCATCTGGCAGTATTTCAAAAGCCGATGGAAAAATATCAGGGGACACGACGAGCAAA ctGAGTTATCAGCCGATTCAGAGCGAGAAACGTGCTCCGATACTACCAAGGCAGAGAAACATGATAGGAGACGGTCCGATGCAGTGCCAGACCACTAATCGTTGCGATTTTAACGCAAAAACAACGATGCGACCGGATCTCGTACTTCCATGTAATAATCTTCGAAGTGCCGACACACCGATGGACGACAAAACAACGGCGAAATTATCATTCATGAAACCTGAACCGACCGAATTTGCTCGAAGCTTCAAACCCGTTGCTCAATACATCAG ATCGCAAGATAAAATCGAGAACGAGACGGTGAGCAAATTGTCCTATCAATCGTGGACACCGATCCGCAAAGAAGAAATGCCTTGGGCATCTAAAGGGAAATATCAACCACCCACGAATCGCATGTGCACGGATACGATTTATCAAGCTAGCTATCCCGCGCCGGGATATTACGAGGAAACCTGTATACCGGAAGAATGCGATTGCTTAGATACGAAGGACGCGTGTCCTTTGGCCGAACAATTAAACCCTTCTGCGAAAGGTGAAATCGATTGCAGGGTTTAA